In Streptomyces sp. P3, one DNA window encodes the following:
- a CDS encoding LuxR family transcriptional regulator — MLRAIGLDETHESAYRELVSVGAADVPHLARRLTLGEHDTERALRRLEQHGLAAQSSGRAGRWVAAPPGVALGALLTQQRHELEKAELTAAQLAEEYRATSTEPAVHDLVEVVTGAAAVAQRFLQIQLGASHEVCALVTGTTVAVTGSDNDAEKQATARGVRYRVVLERAVLDQPDGMTEVTAALGRNERVRVVDEVPTKLVVADRSLALVPLHGSATEPAALVVHAGGLLELLSGLFESVWQVASPLRCGPVGVAEQGPDGPDAADLEILSLLLAGMTDASVAKQLDLGLRTVQRRVKRLMELTGASTRLQLGWHAYERSWVTREH, encoded by the coding sequence ATGCTGAGAGCGATAGGGCTCGACGAGACGCACGAGTCGGCATACCGGGAGCTGGTGTCCGTGGGCGCGGCCGACGTCCCCCACCTCGCGCGCCGGCTGACCCTCGGCGAGCACGACACGGAGCGCGCCCTGCGCCGACTCGAACAGCACGGCCTGGCCGCCCAGTCCTCGGGCCGCGCCGGACGCTGGGTCGCCGCTCCCCCGGGCGTCGCCCTGGGCGCCCTGCTCACCCAGCAGCGTCACGAGCTGGAGAAGGCCGAGCTGACGGCGGCGCAGCTCGCCGAGGAGTATCGGGCGACCTCGACCGAGCCGGCGGTGCACGATCTGGTCGAGGTGGTGACGGGTGCCGCCGCGGTCGCCCAGCGTTTCCTGCAGATCCAGCTCGGGGCGAGCCACGAGGTGTGTGCCCTGGTCACCGGCACCACGGTGGCCGTGACCGGCAGCGACAACGACGCGGAGAAACAGGCGACCGCCCGTGGGGTGCGCTACCGCGTCGTCCTGGAGCGGGCCGTACTCGACCAGCCCGACGGCATGACGGAGGTGACCGCCGCGCTGGGCCGGAACGAGCGGGTGCGGGTGGTGGACGAGGTGCCGACGAAGCTGGTGGTCGCCGACCGTTCGCTCGCGCTCGTGCCGTTGCACGGCAGCGCGACCGAGCCTGCCGCACTGGTGGTCCACGCCGGCGGGCTGCTGGAGCTGCTGTCCGGCCTGTTCGAATCGGTGTGGCAGGTGGCGTCGCCGCTGCGCTGCGGCCCGGTAGGTGTGGCCGAGCAGGGGCCGGACGGTCCCGACGCCGCCGACCTGGAGATCCTCTCCCTGCTGCTCGCCGGGATGACCGACGCCAGCGTGGCCAAGCAGCTCGATCTGGGGCTGCGGACCGTGCAGCGCCGGGTGAAGCGGCTGATGGAGCTGACAGGGGCCTCGACGCGGCTGCAACTGGGCTGGCACGCGTACGAGCGCAGCTGGGTGACCCGCGAGCACTGA
- a CDS encoding protein phosphatase 2C domain-containing protein, translating to MSVLRLPPTAPPPPTAPPSAPASAAEPLGARGTPGAPPRTVPPRPAHVPPPPSVPTVHADGTATAPPVADSPVAPDAAFSPSDSAAASAQALPEPERAPDARGTPDPRGVAGPKAGHPPTVPALPALPPAHALRDYVGSGPPTYDPEPTVLPPADPDELDDLVADTVLDGARYGACALRAVSVRGDSARYRGEPRRDSLLTARFGTGEQALILVAMATGARATPGAHRAAAEVCQWIGRAVGRSHVRLAEDIRAARRGDLKSGLHRLTDRSLGRLRASAAEQGLEPEEYAATLRCLLLPADPDCRTRVFFGVGGGGLFRLRDGTWRDIEPRVGEVAGEPVVGFGSLPAETPEGDRLTMDLGVATPPSPYDPAPEPPREPFRFRASVARPGDTLLMCTGGFADPLRGEPELSAHLTGRWSGPTPPGLATFLADTQVRVKGYADDRTAAAVWEA from the coding sequence ATGTCGGTCCTGCGGCTCCCACCCACCGCACCGCCCCCGCCCACCGCACCGCCCTCGGCACCGGCCTCCGCAGCCGAACCGCTCGGCGCACGAGGCACCCCCGGCGCCCCGCCGCGCACGGTGCCGCCCCGTCCGGCACACGTCCCGCCGCCTCCGTCAGTCCCCACCGTCCACGCCGACGGCACAGCAACAGCCCCGCCGGTTGCCGACTCCCCGGTCGCCCCCGATGCTGCGTTCTCCCCGAGCGACTCGGCTGCCGCCTCCGCGCAGGCGCTTCCGGAGCCCGAGCGCGCACCCGACGCCCGCGGCACCCCGGATCCCCGAGGCGTCGCCGGGCCAAAGGCCGGCCATCCGCCCACTGTTCCCGCGCTCCCCGCCCTGCCTCCCGCCCACGCTCTCAGGGACTACGTCGGCTCGGGGCCGCCCACCTATGACCCCGAGCCCACCGTTCTGCCGCCGGCCGATCCGGACGAACTGGACGATCTGGTCGCCGACACCGTCCTGGACGGAGCCCGGTACGGGGCGTGCGCGTTGCGGGCGGTGTCCGTGCGGGGGGATTCCGCGCGTTACCGGGGCGAGCCGCGCCGCGACTCGCTTCTCACCGCCCGCTTCGGCACGGGCGAGCAGGCACTGATCCTCGTCGCGATGGCGACCGGCGCCCGGGCGACACCGGGAGCGCACCGGGCGGCCGCCGAGGTGTGTCAGTGGATCGGGCGGGCCGTGGGACGCAGTCACGTCCGCCTGGCGGAGGACATCCGCGCGGCCCGGCGCGGCGACCTGAAGTCGGGCCTGCACCGCCTCACCGACCGCAGTCTCGGCCGGCTCCGCGCCAGCGCCGCCGAGCAGGGCCTCGAACCCGAGGAGTACGCGGCCACACTGCGCTGCCTCCTCCTGCCCGCCGACCCCGACTGCCGCACGCGCGTGTTCTTCGGTGTCGGCGGCGGCGGACTGTTCCGGCTGCGCGACGGCACGTGGCGGGACATCGAGCCACGGGTCGGCGAGGTCGCCGGAGAACCGGTCGTCGGGTTCGGTTCGCTGCCGGCCGAGACGCCCGAGGGTGACCGGCTCACCATGGACCTGGGCGTCGCGACGCCGCCGAGCCCCTACGACCCGGCCCCCGAGCCGCCCCGGGAACCGTTCCGCTTCCGTGCCTCGGTAGCCCGCCCGGGGGACACGCTCCTCATGTGCACCGGGGGCTTCGCCGATCCTCTGCGCGGTGAGCCGGAGCTGTCCGCCCATCTGACGGGACGCTGGTCGGGTCCCACCCCGCCCGGTCTGGCGACCTTCCTCGCCGACACCCAGGTGAGGGTGAAGGGCTACGCCGACGACCGGACCGCGGCGGCCGTCTGGGAGGCGTGA
- a CDS encoding thiamine pyrophosphate-binding protein, with protein sequence MAKQNVAEQFVDILARAGVRRLYGVVGDSLNPVVDAVRRNPAVDWIHVRHEETAAFAAGAEAQITGKLAACAGSCGPGNLHLINGLYDAHRSMAPVLALASHIPSSEIGLGYFQETHPDRFGPATPRSTHSSR encoded by the coding sequence ATGGCCAAGCAGAACGTCGCCGAACAGTTCGTCGACATCCTCGCCCGCGCGGGCGTGCGACGCCTCTACGGCGTGGTGGGCGACAGCCTCAACCCCGTGGTGGATGCGGTACGCCGCAACCCCGCCGTGGACTGGATCCACGTCCGCCACGAGGAGACGGCCGCCTTCGCCGCCGGCGCGGAGGCCCAGATCACCGGGAAGCTCGCCGCATGCGCGGGCTCCTGCGGGCCCGGCAACCTCCACCTCATCAACGGCCTCTACGACGCCCACCGCTCGATGGCTCCCGTCCTCGCCCTCGCCTCGCACATCCCCTCCAGCGAGATCGGCCTCGGCTACTTCCAGGAAACACATCCGGATCGGTTCGGCCCGGCGACGCCGAGATCGACGCACTCGTCGAGATGA
- a CDS encoding thiamine pyrophosphate-dependent enzyme, translating to MCNVWAARYLTPNGRRRVIGSFTHGSMANALPMAIGAQFTDRRRQVVAMSGDGGFSMLMGDFLTLVQYDLPVKVVLFNNSSLGMVELEMLVAGLPSYGTTNKNPDFAAVARACGAHGVRVEKPKHLAGALRDAFRHKGPALVDVVTDPNALSIPPKISADMVTGFALSASKIVLDGGVGRMLQMARSNLRNVPRL from the coding sequence ATGTGCAACGTCTGGGCGGCGCGTTATCTCACGCCCAACGGCCGCCGTAGGGTCATCGGTTCCTTCACTCACGGCTCGATGGCGAACGCACTGCCCATGGCGATCGGCGCCCAGTTCACCGACCGCCGCCGTCAGGTGGTCGCGATGTCCGGGGACGGCGGTTTCTCCATGCTCATGGGCGACTTCCTGACCCTCGTCCAGTACGACCTGCCCGTGAAGGTCGTCCTCTTCAACAACTCCTCACTGGGAATGGTGGAGTTGGAGATGCTGGTCGCCGGTCTCCCCTCGTACGGCACCACCAACAAGAACCCCGATTTCGCGGCCGTGGCACGTGCCTGCGGGGCTCACGGTGTGCGGGTCGAGAAGCCCAAACACCTGGCCGGGGCCCTGCGGGACGCCTTCCGGCACAAGGGCCCGGCCCTCGTCGACGTCGTCACCGACCCCAACGCCCTGTCCATCCCGCCGAAGATCAGCGCCGACATGGTGACCGGGTTCGCCCTGTCCGCCTCGAAGATCGTCCTCGACGGGGGAGTGGGCCGCATGCTGCAGATGGCACGCTCCAACCTGCGTAACGTACCTCGCCTCTGA
- a CDS encoding DUF3455 domain-containing protein, which translates to MAAEHRIRHILLRHVESFLMLFSKRAALRTGSIVTAVAAVIGTAAVSQASGRPTVDSHTVARSRVTPIAPQLRVPEGNKRIAELAAKGVQTYACSNGAWTFVEPAATLSDAHDRRHRPLALHSRGPVWVSTVDGSAVNAAAVPGASNPRENAVPELLLKTTANRGSGLFGSVSYIQRLNTRGGVAPTASCEAGAQIGVPYSATYFFYAPADR; encoded by the coding sequence ATGGCGGCGGAGCACCGCATTCGGCACATCCTTCTTCGACATGTGGAGTCGTTTCTCATGCTCTTCAGCAAGCGCGCCGCCCTGAGGACCGGAAGCATCGTCACCGCCGTCGCCGCGGTGATCGGCACGGCGGCCGTCAGCCAGGCGTCCGGCAGACCTACGGTCGACTCACACACCGTGGCGCGGTCGCGCGTGACGCCGATCGCTCCGCAGCTACGGGTACCGGAAGGCAACAAGAGGATCGCCGAGCTCGCCGCCAAAGGGGTGCAGACCTATGCCTGCTCCAACGGCGCATGGACGTTCGTCGAGCCGGCCGCTACCTTGTCCGACGCGCACGACAGGCGCCACCGGCCCCTCGCTCTCCACTCGCGCGGCCCGGTGTGGGTCTCCACGGTCGACGGCAGTGCCGTCAACGCCGCCGCAGTGCCCGGCGCGAGCAATCCCCGTGAAAACGCCGTCCCGGAGCTGCTGCTCAAGACCACGGCCAACCGGGGGAGTGGTCTCTTCGGTTCCGTCTCCTACATTCAGCGCCTGAACACGCGAGGGGGCGTGGCGCCCACCGCTTCCTGCGAGGCGGGAGCACAGATCGGTGTGCCCTACTCGGCGACCTACTTCTTCTACGCGCCGGCCGATCGGTGA
- a CDS encoding ATP-binding protein, translated as MERQARGSGPATIAGTSTTRRTRGARGTGKAEDTGETGQDPVETAAEPGRGSQLRRRLGRADLRAVPEARRAVRELLRGWGKPGRSETAELLTSELVTNALVHTDDDAVLTATVSPSGLRVEVRDGAVGRPRPGEPSPDEGTHGRGLILVESLADTWGVRALGGGKVVWFELAAGAA; from the coding sequence ATGGAAAGGCAGGCACGGGGAAGCGGTCCGGCAACGATCGCGGGTACCTCGACGACGAGAAGGACGAGAGGGGCGAGAGGGACGGGGAAGGCGGAGGACACCGGGGAGACCGGCCAGGACCCTGTCGAGACCGCGGCGGAACCCGGCCGGGGCTCGCAGCTCAGGCGCCGACTCGGACGGGCCGACCTGCGGGCGGTGCCCGAGGCGCGCCGGGCGGTGCGGGAGCTGCTGCGGGGCTGGGGGAAGCCCGGCCGTTCCGAGACGGCGGAACTGCTCACCAGCGAACTCGTCACCAACGCGCTCGTGCACACCGACGACGACGCGGTCCTGACGGCCACCGTGTCGCCGTCCGGCCTGCGCGTGGAGGTCCGGGACGGCGCTGTCGGCCGGCCCCGTCCGGGCGAGCCGTCGCCCGACGAGGGAACACACGGGCGTGGACTGATCCTGGTGGAGTCCCTCGCGGACACCTGGGGAGTCCGGGCACTGGGCGGCGGCAAGGTCGTCTGGTTCGAGCTGGCAGCCGGAGCCGCCTGA
- a CDS encoding DUF2637 domain-containing protein — MRLTDISLNWLLPGAVLLLGMLAAVAVLARGKRSSGASASADDSWERTEERRRRKEAIYGTASYVLLFCCAAVAAALSFHGLVGFGQQNLGLTNGWEYLVPFGLDGAAMFCSVLAVREASHGDAALGSRILVWTFAGAAAWFNWVHAPRGLGHDGAPQFFSGMSLSAAVLFDRALKQTRRAALREQGLVPRPLPQIRVVRWVRAPRETYRAWSLMLLEGVRSLDEAVEEVREDKARKEETKLRRREQQRVERAQLKAISRGHGRFPGRGGGGGRQVEAQAALERATAERVAAEPAIANSAEQLPVRSRPSLQPVRHGSEASATVDLTAEDDTMALPRLDSLERKLKDLEQQFG; from the coding sequence ATGAGACTGACCGACATATCGCTGAACTGGTTGCTTCCGGGCGCCGTACTGCTCCTGGGCATGCTGGCGGCGGTTGCGGTACTCGCGCGCGGCAAGCGCTCCTCGGGGGCAAGCGCGAGCGCGGACGATTCGTGGGAGCGTACCGAGGAGCGCCGCAGGCGCAAGGAAGCCATATACGGCACCGCCTCCTACGTCCTTCTGTTCTGCTGTGCGGCCGTTGCCGCCGCGCTCTCCTTCCACGGACTGGTCGGCTTCGGCCAGCAGAACCTCGGCCTCACCAACGGCTGGGAATACCTGGTGCCGTTCGGCCTGGACGGCGCGGCCATGTTCTGCTCCGTGCTCGCAGTGCGCGAGGCCAGCCACGGTGACGCGGCGCTCGGCTCCCGGATACTCGTGTGGACGTTCGCCGGCGCCGCGGCCTGGTTCAACTGGGTGCACGCGCCCCGGGGCCTGGGGCACGACGGAGCCCCGCAGTTCTTCTCCGGCATGTCCCTGTCGGCGGCCGTCCTCTTCGACCGGGCGCTGAAGCAGACCCGCCGGGCGGCGCTGCGCGAGCAGGGTCTGGTGCCCCGTCCGCTGCCGCAGATCCGCGTCGTGCGCTGGGTGCGCGCCCCGCGCGAGACGTACAGGGCCTGGTCGCTGATGCTCCTCGAGGGTGTGCGCAGCCTGGACGAGGCCGTCGAGGAGGTCCGCGAGGACAAGGCCCGCAAGGAGGAGACCAAGCTGCGCCGCCGTGAACAGCAGCGGGTCGAGCGGGCACAGCTCAAGGCGATCAGCCGGGGTCACGGCCGCTTCCCCGGCCGCGGTGGTGGCGGCGGCCGTCAGGTCGAGGCCCAGGCGGCTCTGGAGCGGGCCACGGCCGAGCGGGTCGCCGCGGAGCCTGCCATAGCGAATTCGGCGGAGCAGTTGCCCGTTCGCTCACGGCCCTCCCTGCAGCCCGTCCGTCACGGTTCTGAGGCGTCGGCCACCGTCGACCTCACCGCGGAGGACGACACCATGGCCCTGCCGCGCCTGGACTCCCTGGAGCGCAAGCTCAAGGACCTGGAGCAGCAGTTCGGCTGA
- a CDS encoding GntR family transcriptional regulator → MPAPAPASVLVFAPEEGPRAQQPRPVVQRASVRGQILDALRTALVTGDLLPGEVYSAPVLGERFGVSATPVREAMQQLALEGAVEVVPNRGFRVIVRGARELAELAEVRALLEVPVLMRLARTVPAERWAALRPLAEASVRAAATGCRATYAEADRVFHRAVLALSGNEQLVGIAEDLHRRSQWPLVGGPAGRGRAVLVADAAEHLSLLEALAAGESDVVQALMREHFVAAGG, encoded by the coding sequence GTGCCGGCTCCGGCGCCCGCTTCCGTTCTCGTCTTCGCGCCGGAGGAGGGACCGCGGGCGCAGCAGCCCCGACCGGTCGTCCAGCGCGCCTCGGTGCGCGGCCAGATCCTCGACGCGCTGCGTACCGCGCTCGTCACGGGGGATCTGCTGCCGGGCGAGGTCTACTCGGCGCCGGTGCTCGGCGAACGTTTCGGGGTGTCCGCGACGCCGGTGCGGGAGGCGATGCAGCAGCTCGCGCTGGAAGGCGCCGTCGAGGTGGTGCCGAACCGGGGCTTCCGGGTCATCGTGCGGGGAGCGCGTGAACTGGCCGAGCTGGCCGAGGTGCGGGCGCTGCTCGAGGTGCCCGTGCTGATGCGGCTCGCCCGGACCGTGCCCGCTGAGCGGTGGGCCGCGCTTCGGCCCCTCGCGGAGGCGAGCGTGCGGGCGGCGGCCACCGGTTGCCGGGCGACGTACGCGGAGGCCGACCGCGTTTTCCACCGGGCGGTGCTCGCGCTGTCGGGCAACGAGCAGTTGGTCGGCATCGCCGAGGATCTGCATCGGCGGTCGCAGTGGCCGCTGGTCGGTGGTCCGGCGGGGCGGGGCCGGGCTGTTCTCGTCGCCGACGCCGCCGAGCACTTGTCGTTGCTCGAGGCGCTGGCGGCGGGGGAGTCGGATGTGGTGCAGGCGTTGATGCGGGAGCACTTCGTCGCTGCGGGCGGGTGA
- a CDS encoding PucR family transcriptional regulator: protein MRLRALVDTDALGLRLLGGEDELDRSVRGVMTTDLRDPSRYLSGGELVLTGLAWRRDAADSEPFVRLLVQAGVAALAAGEAELGDIPEDLTAACARHRLPLFAVHESVAFATITEHVVRQVSGERAGDLAAVVDRHRRMMISGPAGGGPDVVLDLLGSDLDLRAWVLSPTGRLVAGPKAAGPGLPAEVCARLAGEHLAAVRTARRGPHRVNVGPVTYSLFPIRGGGRGQQAAQPSQVAVRDVRESLLSDWLLAVEADAGEWADERLDLLHGVTQLIAVERERRDGARTVRRRLAQEVLELVQTGAAPAEIAARLRVAAPVLLPGLGAAPHWQVVVARVEWADSGPDTGPVAQSLLEEILVDPLAGGPEPSDRIAVAHTGDEAVALVPLPAVAGELDTSETGVLADALLAAVREPLSAGLEGDGRLTLGVSAAVHSAEGLRGALEEARHARRVAAARPGRVCAAGHQELASHVLLLPFVPDDVRRAFTARLLDPLRDYDRRHRAELIPTLEAFLDCDGSWTRCASRLHLHVNTLRYRVGRIEQLTGRDLSRLEDKLDFFLALRMG, encoded by the coding sequence ATGCGGCTGCGCGCCCTTGTGGACACCGATGCGCTGGGCCTCAGGCTCCTCGGCGGCGAGGACGAACTGGACCGCTCGGTGCGGGGCGTCATGACCACCGACCTGAGGGATCCCAGCCGGTATCTCTCCGGAGGCGAGCTGGTGCTGACGGGTCTGGCCTGGCGCCGGGACGCGGCGGACTCCGAACCGTTCGTGCGGCTGCTGGTGCAGGCCGGCGTGGCCGCTCTCGCGGCCGGCGAGGCCGAGCTCGGCGACATCCCGGAGGACCTGACCGCGGCCTGTGCCCGGCACCGGCTGCCGCTGTTCGCGGTGCACGAGTCGGTGGCATTCGCGACGATCACCGAGCACGTCGTGCGGCAGGTTTCGGGCGAGCGCGCCGGGGACCTCGCGGCCGTCGTCGACCGGCACCGCCGGATGATGATCTCGGGCCCGGCCGGCGGCGGGCCGGACGTCGTGCTGGATCTGCTCGGCTCCGACCTGGACCTGCGTGCCTGGGTCCTGTCCCCCACCGGCCGGCTCGTCGCGGGTCCGAAGGCGGCCGGCCCGGGCCTGCCGGCCGAGGTGTGCGCGCGACTCGCGGGAGAGCACCTGGCGGCGGTCCGCACGGCCCGGCGCGGACCGCACCGGGTGAACGTGGGCCCGGTGACGTACTCGCTGTTCCCGATCCGCGGCGGCGGTCGCGGGCAGCAGGCCGCTCAGCCCTCCCAGGTCGCCGTGCGGGACGTGCGGGAGAGCCTCCTGTCGGACTGGCTGCTGGCCGTCGAGGCGGACGCCGGGGAGTGGGCGGACGAGCGCCTCGACCTGCTCCACGGCGTCACCCAGCTGATCGCCGTCGAGCGGGAACGCCGGGACGGGGCCCGTACGGTCCGCCGGCGGCTCGCGCAGGAGGTGCTGGAGCTGGTGCAGACGGGCGCGGCCCCCGCGGAGATCGCGGCCCGCCTGCGGGTGGCCGCGCCGGTGCTGCTGCCGGGTCTGGGGGCCGCGCCGCACTGGCAGGTGGTCGTGGCCCGCGTCGAGTGGGCCGACAGCGGTCCGGACACCGGCCCGGTGGCCCAGTCCCTCCTCGAGGAGATTCTGGTCGACCCGCTCGCCGGCGGCCCCGAGCCCTCCGATCGCATCGCCGTCGCGCACACGGGGGACGAGGCCGTCGCCCTGGTCCCGCTGCCGGCGGTGGCGGGCGAGCTCGACACCTCCGAGACCGGCGTCCTCGCCGACGCGCTGCTGGCGGCCGTGCGCGAGCCGCTGTCGGCCGGCCTCGAAGGCGACGGGCGGCTCACGCTGGGGGTCAGCGCGGCGGTGCACTCGGCGGAGGGGCTGCGCGGGGCGCTGGAGGAGGCCCGGCATGCCCGGCGGGTGGCCGCCGCCCGGCCCGGCCGGGTCTGCGCGGCGGGGCATCAGGAACTGGCGTCGCACGTGCTTCTGCTCCCGTTCGTCCCGGACGACGTGCGCCGGGCGTTCACCGCCCGTCTGCTGGACCCCCTGCGCGACTACGACCGGCGGCACCGCGCCGAACTGATCCCGACGCTGGAAGCGTTTCTCGACTGCGACGGCTCGTGGACCCGGTGCGCCTCCCGTCTGCACCTGCACGTCAACACACTGCGCTACCGGGTCGGGCGTATCGAGCAGTTGACGGGCCGTGACCTGTCGCGACTGGAGGACAAACTGGACTTCTTCCTGGCCCTGCGCATGGGCTGA
- a CDS encoding xanthine dehydrogenase family protein subunit M, with translation MDFLRPASWEEALAAKAEHPTAVPIAGGTDVMVEINFDHRRPEYLLDLNRVGDLYEWETGEDSVRLGACVPYAQIMESLRAELPGLALASHTVASPQIRNRGGVGGNLGTASPAGDAHPALLAAGAEVEAESVRGVRRIPIDAFYTGVKRNALAPDELIRAVHVKKADGPQQYSKVGTRNAMVIAVCAFGLALHPETRTVRTGIGSAAPTPVRARTAEDFLNAALEEGGFWDNGKIIAPSVAKQFAQLCAAACNPIDDVRGTAGYRRHAVGVMARRTLTWTWESYRGARRLSEGAA, from the coding sequence ATGGACTTCCTTCGCCCCGCCAGCTGGGAGGAGGCGCTCGCCGCCAAGGCCGAGCACCCCACCGCCGTGCCCATCGCGGGTGGCACCGACGTGATGGTCGAGATCAACTTCGACCACCGCAGGCCCGAGTACCTGCTCGACCTCAACCGTGTCGGTGACCTCTACGAGTGGGAGACCGGCGAGGACAGCGTGCGGCTCGGCGCCTGCGTCCCCTACGCCCAGATCATGGAGAGTCTGCGCGCCGAGCTGCCCGGCCTCGCGCTCGCCTCGCACACGGTGGCCTCCCCGCAGATCCGCAACCGCGGCGGCGTCGGCGGAAACCTCGGTACCGCCTCCCCGGCCGGGGACGCCCATCCCGCGCTCCTCGCGGCGGGCGCCGAGGTCGAGGCCGAATCGGTGCGCGGCGTGCGCCGCATCCCGATCGACGCGTTCTACACCGGCGTGAAACGCAACGCGCTCGCTCCCGACGAGCTGATCCGTGCCGTCCACGTCAAGAAGGCCGACGGTCCACAGCAGTACTCCAAGGTCGGCACCCGCAACGCCATGGTCATCGCCGTCTGCGCGTTCGGCCTCGCGCTGCACCCCGAGACCCGGACCGTGCGCACCGGCATCGGCTCCGCCGCGCCGACCCCCGTCCGGGCGAGGACCGCCGAGGACTTCCTGAACGCCGCACTCGAAGAAGGCGGTTTCTGGGACAACGGAAAAATCATCGCGCCGTCCGTGGCCAAGCAGTTCGCCCAACTGTGCGCGGCCGCCTGCAACCCCATCGACGACGTCCGGGGCACCGCGGGCTACCGCCGCCACGCCGTCGGCGTCATGGCCCGCCGGACACTCACCTGGACCTGGGAGTCGTACCGCGGCGCCCGCCGCCTCTCGGAGGGAGCTGCGTAA
- a CDS encoding (2Fe-2S)-binding protein, producing MRVNFTVNGRPQEADDVWEGESLLYVLRERLGLPGSKNACEQGECGSCTVRLDGVPVCSCLVAAGQVEGRDVVTVEGLADHARQRAAHGGCGTASRGTSPQGARDEASWGGTRESAAAPGDSQTGEGSELAPIQQAFIDAGAVQCGFCTPGLLVAADEMLERNPNPTDADIREALSGNLCRCTGYEKIMDAVRLAAARQGEAV from the coding sequence ATGCGCGTCAACTTCACGGTCAACGGCCGTCCCCAGGAAGCCGACGACGTGTGGGAGGGCGAGAGCCTGCTGTACGTGCTGCGCGAGCGGCTCGGACTGCCCGGCTCGAAGAACGCCTGCGAGCAGGGCGAGTGCGGCTCGTGCACGGTCCGGCTGGACGGCGTGCCGGTCTGCTCGTGCCTGGTCGCCGCCGGTCAGGTCGAAGGCCGCGACGTCGTCACCGTCGAGGGACTCGCCGACCACGCCAGACAGCGCGCGGCGCACGGTGGTTGCGGAACCGCTTCCCGCGGCACATCGCCGCAGGGCGCGCGGGATGAGGCGTCCTGGGGCGGCACCCGGGAGAGCGCGGCCGCGCCGGGCGACTCGCAGACCGGCGAGGGCTCCGAACTCGCCCCCATCCAGCAGGCGTTCATCGACGCCGGCGCCGTGCAGTGCGGCTTTTGCACCCCGGGTCTGCTGGTCGCCGCAGACGAGATGCTCGAGCGCAACCCGAACCCGACGGACGCGGACATCCGCGAGGCCCTGTCGGGCAACCTGTGCCGCTGCACCGGTTACGAGAAAATCATGGACGCGGTCCGCCTGGCGGCCGCCCGACAGGGAGAGGCGGTCTGA